One Verrucomicrobiia bacterium DNA window includes the following coding sequences:
- a CDS encoding lamin tail domain-containing protein, producing MRKILAVLLAAGITISSHADSTVVFNELASRTTTLRQYDWVELYNQLAVDMDLSGWTIDYQPLPDGTVIRGRNYLVVALGTNALPVLQSAGVTNFVVLEAYLADRLTLRNNNGRVMDVFDPGSIAWWPKHPRATSFTWAKRDPEWTGQEAQNWQFSTTPQGTPGKPNFPGVGVVRPLRLVGPEDTWRYYDGATAPPQEWRLPAFNDSTWSVGSPLYYHGTNRIIEVRSIPTLFNTGLDDQGRVLTAGAADPHYRLTVSAQGGAPTQATVTQNHPNWLANDSSSSWIGPVANGSANVAAGNYYYVTTFSLSGFEYQNAVLQLFVAVDNNLNQVLLNGVAQSITAAGFNAWYGPFYITNGFVAGTNTLEFRCSNAGTDPSGFRALVSGTAPQSLTNTPLAGGRTTYYFRRPVVIANYPEATRLLLRPMVDDGAVIYVNGAEILRLNLPEGEISASTPAITNVLQPNWSGPYVVYPTNLVMGTNWLAVELHQAAGGESDAVFGLEVQAEPYVLPMPTLVINELTGATNATLALEIFNYGSNAMTLEGCELGSQSGSWPAYVFSNVPPLPPGGFLVLTGEQLGWLPMADGYRSFENVNITLWSPGAQRVYDTVVLRKNPRARFPDGGTAWGVPAVLTLGSSNRVHLQRDIVINEIMYHPPLIFSSNAPPQESDAQWIELYNRGSNTVDLSGWMLEGGVRYLFPAGVTMGPGAYLVVANDATTLRTAHPGITILGDLLGRLSGRGELIILRDAQGNPADEVRYYDSAPWPEYADGGGSSLELRDPWADNSHPSSWAASDETARGQWQNYSYRMVATFPGSTQPTTWQDFVFGLLDAGECLVDDISVVENPSTAPVEIIANGNFENGLTGWRVLGNHGRSRVITDPDNPGNRVLHLVATGAQEHMHNHIETTLTGGRTIVNGREYQISFRARWLAGNNLLNTRLYFNRVARTSVLRRPVFTGTPGAPNSRRVANLGPTVRDLLHQPVVPAAGIPVTVQVTAQDPQGVAECRLYWSVNGGAWNSVLMSAQGERYAGVIPGGTVGDIVQFYVRATDAQGAVAYCPAAGPDSGALFAVEDGQAEFARGHNLRVLLTPANRELLHAATNVMSNDRLPGTIIYDEYRPYYDCGIRLKGSERGRPSDVRVSFHLTFPADQPFRGVHPVMLIDRSGQGDTTQNKQLEMVIKHMLHHAGGVPGVYGDLCKVIAPYSRHTSSAILAPRLEDEFIETAFVNGGDGDMYEFELIYYPTTTNAAGYKLPSPDSVIAVDFQNLGDDPELYRYNFIKKNHRDVDDYGPLVTFAKTFSLATAALDQQSRRVMDVDQWMRVWALVTLCGVGDTYTFGNDHNVMLYRRPEDNKFLAFPIDMDFSFSRAANSALIGDRNFSRLINEIPANKRRFYAHVKDIIQSTYNNAYMDRWIAHYNSFVPEQNYSAIPAYLATRISTANTEIANNGGNAAFAITSSTNLVIGTNLITLAGTAPVEAAQITVNGQAYPITWVSLSAWTMRVPVSESSNVLTILAYDVNGQLLTNFTRTTTVIYTNPIPAAVGNVGFTEIMYNPAVPGAEYVELYNASPYFTFDLSNWGINGLDYRFPSGAYLAPRSYLILAKNRAAFEAAYGTGVAVFDEYGGNLQRNGETLTLWRMGPGGQEVVDRVRYDSEAPWPASADGSGASLQLKDFAQRHDRVINWLDGLAWQFKSFTLSNVLTLNQTNLYFRFSNAGEVWLDDVRVEEGTVVGGGSNYVVNGDFEAPLEG from the coding sequence ATGCGCAAAATCCTCGCTGTTTTGCTGGCCGCCGGCATTACTATTTCCAGCCACGCCGACAGCACCGTGGTTTTCAATGAACTGGCCAGCCGCACCACCACTTTGCGACAATATGATTGGGTGGAGTTGTACAACCAGCTTGCCGTGGACATGGATCTATCGGGGTGGACGATAGATTACCAACCTTTGCCCGATGGCACGGTGATTCGGGGGCGCAATTACCTGGTGGTGGCTCTGGGTACGAATGCTTTGCCCGTGCTCCAGAGTGCCGGGGTGACCAATTTCGTGGTATTGGAGGCTTATCTGGCGGACCGGCTTACCCTGCGAAACAACAATGGGCGGGTTATGGATGTTTTTGATCCGGGTTCCATTGCCTGGTGGCCCAAACACCCGCGTGCAACGAGTTTTACGTGGGCCAAGCGGGATCCCGAGTGGACCGGTCAAGAGGCGCAAAACTGGCAGTTCAGCACCACGCCGCAGGGGACGCCGGGAAAACCCAATTTCCCGGGCGTGGGCGTGGTGCGGCCCCTGCGTTTGGTGGGACCAGAGGATACGTGGCGCTATTACGATGGCGCGACCGCTCCGCCGCAAGAATGGAGGCTTCCCGCATTTAATGACAGCACATGGTCGGTGGGAAGTCCGTTGTATTACCATGGCACCAATCGGATCATTGAGGTGCGGTCCATTCCGACCTTGTTTAATACCGGGCTGGATGATCAGGGCCGGGTGTTGACGGCCGGGGCAGCCGACCCGCATTATCGTCTCACGGTATCCGCCCAGGGGGGCGCCCCCACGCAGGCCACGGTGACCCAAAACCATCCCAACTGGCTGGCCAATGACAGCAGCTCCTCATGGATTGGGCCGGTGGCCAACGGCTCCGCCAACGTGGCGGCCGGCAATTATTATTATGTGACCACCTTTTCCTTGAGCGGTTTTGAATATCAAAATGCGGTGCTGCAACTTTTCGTGGCGGTGGACAACAACCTGAACCAGGTGCTGCTTAATGGGGTGGCCCAAAGCATCACCGCCGCCGGTTTCAATGCCTGGTATGGCCCGTTTTATATCACTAACGGATTTGTGGCGGGCACCAACACGCTGGAATTTCGTTGCAGCAACGCGGGCACGGATCCCAGCGGTTTCCGGGCGCTGGTCAGCGGCACGGCCCCTCAATCCCTGACAAACACGCCGCTGGCCGGTGGGCGCACCACCTACTACTTCCGGCGGCCGGTGGTGATTGCGAATTATCCCGAGGCCACCCGTCTGTTGTTGCGGCCCATGGTGGATGACGGGGCGGTGATTTATGTGAATGGAGCCGAGATTCTGCGCCTCAACCTGCCTGAGGGAGAGATTAGCGCTTCAACTCCCGCCATTACCAATGTCCTCCAGCCCAACTGGAGCGGCCCGTATGTGGTGTATCCGACCAATCTTGTTATGGGCACGAACTGGCTGGCTGTGGAACTGCATCAAGCGGCGGGGGGCGAAAGTGACGCGGTGTTTGGTCTGGAGGTGCAGGCAGAGCCCTATGTGCTGCCGATGCCCACCCTGGTCATCAATGAGCTTACCGGCGCCACCAATGCCACGCTGGCCCTGGAGATATTTAATTATGGGAGCAACGCCATGACGTTGGAGGGCTGCGAACTGGGCAGCCAGTCTGGAAGCTGGCCGGCCTATGTTTTTTCCAATGTTCCGCCCCTGCCACCAGGCGGCTTTCTGGTCCTGACGGGAGAACAGCTTGGCTGGCTGCCGATGGCTGACGGTTATCGAAGTTTTGAGAATGTCAACATCACCTTGTGGTCGCCGGGTGCGCAACGCGTGTATGATACGGTGGTGTTGCGGAAAAATCCGCGGGCTCGTTTCCCTGATGGTGGGACCGCGTGGGGGGTTCCAGCCGTTTTGACTTTGGGCAGCTCGAATCGGGTCCATCTCCAGCGGGACATCGTCATCAACGAAATCATGTATCATCCCCCCCTGATTTTCAGCAGCAACGCTCCTCCGCAAGAGTCAGATGCGCAATGGATTGAGTTGTATAACCGTGGCTCCAATACCGTGGATTTAAGCGGCTGGATGTTGGAGGGCGGCGTGCGGTATCTGTTTCCGGCGGGAGTGACGATGGGGCCGGGGGCCTATCTGGTGGTGGCCAATGATGCCACCACGCTCAGAACGGCGCACCCTGGCATCACCATCCTGGGGGATTTGCTGGGCCGGCTATCGGGGCGGGGCGAGTTGATCATTCTGCGTGACGCCCAGGGGAATCCTGCCGATGAAGTGCGCTACTACGACAGCGCCCCCTGGCCGGAGTATGCCGATGGCGGGGGCTCCAGCCTGGAGCTGCGTGACCCGTGGGCGGATAATTCCCATCCTTCTTCCTGGGCGGCGAGTGACGAGACTGCGCGTGGACAGTGGCAGAATTACTCTTACCGCATGGTGGCCACGTTCCCGGGCAGCACCCAGCCGACGACGTGGCAGGATTTTGTGTTTGGCCTGTTGGATGCCGGCGAGTGTCTGGTGGATGACATATCGGTGGTGGAAAATCCTTCGACCGCGCCGGTGGAGATTATTGCCAATGGCAATTTTGAAAACGGCCTGACCGGCTGGCGGGTGCTGGGGAATCACGGGCGCAGCCGGGTGATAACCGATCCGGATAATCCCGGCAACCGGGTGCTCCACCTGGTGGCGACCGGAGCGCAGGAGCACATGCATAATCACATTGAAACCACGCTGACGGGGGGGCGGACCATTGTCAACGGAAGGGAATACCAAATCAGTTTTCGTGCCCGCTGGCTGGCGGGCAACAATCTGTTGAACACCCGGCTTTATTTCAACCGGGTGGCGCGCACCTCCGTTTTACGGCGGCCGGTGTTCACGGGCACGCCCGGCGCGCCCAACAGCCGCCGGGTGGCCAACCTCGGGCCCACCGTGCGGGATCTGCTGCATCAACCGGTGGTGCCTGCGGCGGGGATTCCGGTCACCGTGCAGGTTACCGCGCAGGATCCGCAGGGCGTGGCGGAGTGTCGCCTGTATTGGTCGGTCAACGGCGGGGCATGGAATTCCGTTCTAATGAGCGCGCAGGGAGAACGCTACGCGGGCGTGATCCCCGGCGGCACTGTCGGTGATATTGTGCAGTTTTATGTGCGCGCGACTGATGCGCAGGGGGCGGTGGCCTACTGCCCGGCAGCCGGTCCTGACTCCGGGGCGCTGTTTGCCGTAGAGGATGGCCAGGCAGAATTCGCCCGTGGCCACAACCTGCGCGTACTGCTCACGCCGGCCAACCGCGAGCTGCTGCATGCGGCGACCAACGTGATGAGCAATGACCGGCTGCCCGGGACGATAATTTATGATGAGTACCGTCCTTATTACGATTGCGGCATTCGTCTCAAAGGCAGTGAGCGGGGGCGTCCCAGCGATGTGCGGGTCAGTTTTCATCTGACCTTCCCCGCCGATCAGCCCTTTCGCGGGGTGCATCCGGTCATGTTGATTGATCGTTCGGGGCAGGGTGACACCACCCAAAACAAGCAATTGGAAATGGTCATCAAGCACATGCTGCACCATGCAGGTGGCGTTCCCGGGGTTTATGGGGACCTGTGCAAGGTGATTGCGCCGTACAGCCGGCATACCAGTTCGGCCATTCTTGCGCCCCGGCTCGAGGATGAATTCATTGAAACCGCCTTCGTGAACGGAGGGGATGGGGATATGTATGAGTTTGAACTCATTTACTATCCCACCACCACCAACGCTGCCGGATACAAACTGCCCAGCCCTGACAGCGTGATTGCGGTGGATTTCCAGAATCTGGGGGATGATCCGGAGTTGTACCGTTACAACTTCATCAAGAAAAACCACCGGGATGTGGACGACTACGGCCCGCTGGTAACGTTTGCCAAGACCTTCAGCCTGGCCACTGCGGCTCTGGATCAACAAAGCCGCCGGGTCATGGACGTGGATCAATGGATGCGGGTCTGGGCCCTGGTTACTTTGTGCGGGGTGGGAGACACCTACACCTTTGGTAATGATCATAATGTCATGCTTTACCGGCGGCCGGAGGACAACAAGTTCCTCGCGTTTCCCATAGACATGGACTTTTCCTTTTCGCGCGCGGCCAACTCCGCGCTCATTGGGGATCGCAATTTCAGCCGGTTGATTAACGAAATTCCGGCCAACAAACGGCGGTTTTATGCCCATGTGAAGGACATCATCCAATCCACCTATAACAACGCCTACATGGACCGGTGGATTGCCCATTATAACAGTTTTGTGCCTGAGCAGAATTACTCGGCCATTCCAGCCTATCTGGCCACGCGCATCAGCACCGCCAACACCGAGATTGCCAACAACGGCGGTAATGCCGCCTTTGCCATTACCAGCAGCACGAATCTGGTGATAGGCACAAACCTTATCACCCTGGCCGGGACTGCGCCGGTGGAGGCGGCCCAGATTACGGTCAACGGACAGGCCTATCCCATAACGTGGGTCAGTCTCTCGGCGTGGACGATGCGCGTGCCGGTGTCCGAGTCTTCCAACGTGTTGACCATTCTGGCCTATGACGTGAACGGTCAGCTTCTGACCAATTTTACCCGCACCACCACGGTTATTTACACCAATCCCATTCCGGCGGCGGTGGGAAATGTGGGTTTTACCGAGATCATGTATAATCCCGCCGTCCCGGGTGCTGAATACGTGGAGCTATATAACGCCTCGCCCTATTTCACCTTTGATCTCTCGAATTGGGGCATCAACGGCCTGGATTACCGATTCCCTTCCGGGGCCTATTTGGCGCCGCGATCTTATTTGATTTTGGCCAAAAACCGTGCGGCGTTTGAAGCGGCCTACGGCACAGGTGTGGCGGTGTTTGATGAGTATGGGGGGAACCTGCAGCGCAATGGTGAGACGCTGACCCTTTGGCGGATGGGGCCCGGCGGTCAGGAGGTGGTGGATCGGGTGCGTTACGATTCGGAGGCGCCCTGGCCGGCCAGCGCCGACGGCAGCGGCGCTTCCCTGCAATTGAAGGATTTTGCGCAACGTCACGATCGGGTTATCAACTGGCTGGATGGCTTGGCCTGGCAGTTCAAGTCGTTCACGTTGAGCAACGTGCTGACGTTGAATCAGACCAATTTATATTTTCGGTTCAGCAATGCGGGGGAGGTGTGGCTGGACGATGTGCGGGTTGAGGAGGGGACGGTGGTGGGAGGGGGCAGCAACTATGTGGTGAACGGGGATTTTGAGGCGCCGCTGGAGGGG